AAGGGACATAGGAGCCACATGCTTCGACTCACAcatccaccaccacacaaGGCTGTGCAATGTCACTTATCCGGCGAGGAAAGAAGGGCGGCGTGGAGGGCGGGCCACAGTGCATTGCGTCAGCTGCACGCGATGTGCACCCGATCCGACCCGTTCACACAGGGAAACGGTATGCAGCCAAGACGTTAACGAGTCTGACTGCTCGTTTCTGGTGCTGATGCGCTTCTTTATCGTCGTGTGTGTTCATTGCGAGGTGTTGCCTTAATACGTCTTACAGTTTCGAGATATCGTGACTGCCACTCTCGCGCAAACCAGCTCCCGACATGCGCACAAACTTCGCGTGTTGCTGCATCTCCGCAATGCTGTGCGCGCCGCAGTACGAGATCCCAGAGCGCAGACCACCGACCAGTTGCTGTAGAATCGGCGCAAGGGGTCCCTTGCACGGTACGCTGCCCTCGACACCCTCCGGCACGAGGTCATTAAAGACGTCCTCGTCAAGGCGCTTCTCGCGCTCCGCTTTGCTGATGTTCGCGCCAAAGCCGGCCATTCCACGAATGATCTTCACCTTCTTGCCGTCCTTCACTAGAGCACGACCGGGGGCCTCGTCTGTGCCCGCTAGCATGTTGCCCAACATCACTGTGTCAGCCCCTGCAGCGATCGCCTTGCAGATGTCTCCAGCCGTCTTGACGCCACCGTCTGCAATGCACGGAACACCGTGCTTCTTCGCCACGCGAGCACAGTCCATCACAGCAGACAACTGCGGCACGCCGGCGCCGGCCACGAGGCGCGTAATACAGATGCTGCCTGGACCCACACCAACCTTTAGGCCATCCGCACCCGCGTCGATCAGGTCTTGCGCAGCTTCCGCTGTGGCAATGTTGCCGGCAATGATGTCAACTTTGTTGGTGCGCGGGTTCGCCTTGAGCGCCTTCACCATGTCAATGCAGAGGTCGCTATGGCCGTGCGCGATATCCACGACGAGCACGTCCACTCCAGCATCTACCAGGGCGGCCGCACGCTTGTGATCCTCATTCTTCACGCCGATAGCGGCGCCAACAATGAGGCGGCCGCGTGAGTCGAGGGTGGCGTTTCGGTTGCCGGTCAGCTTCAAAATATCGGACTGAGTGATGAGGTAGAGCAGCTCTCCTTTGGGGCCCAGCAGTGGG
This genomic interval from Leishmania braziliensis MHOM/BR/75/M2904 complete genome, chromosome 17 contains the following:
- a CDS encoding inosine-5'-monophosphate dehydrogenase; amino-acid sequence: MAALGGLPTLPQGLTYDDVLLIPQRSPVRSRKAVNTSTHLSRNIRLKIPIVASNMDTVCEDKTAVTMAREGGIGILHRFCSIEEQCAMVRKVKRAQSFLIEDPRMILSSATKTEALEELNWSGRKGGVSCLMVVDDFTSRRLCGVLSKSDLVFASDSDLIGTLMTPVKRMVVSTNTSITLEEARELMHMKRTNNIPLLGPKGELLYLITQSDILKLTGNRNATLDSRGRLIVGAAIGVKNEDHKRAAALVDAGVDVLVVDIAHGHSDLCIDMVKALKANPRTNKVDIIAGNIATAEAAQDLIDAGADGLKVGVGPGSICITRLVAGAGVPQLSAVMDCARVAKKHGVPCIADGGVKTAGDICKAIAAGADTVMLGNMLAGTDEAPGRALVKDGKKVKIIRGMAGFGANISKAEREKRLDEDVFNDLVPEGVEGSVPCKGPLAPILQQLVGGLRSGISYCGAHSIAEMQQHAKFVRMSGAGLRESGSHDISKL